The sequence TCATGCGGCGGCTGTCGGGGTCGGTGCGCAGCGTGTCCAGCAGCTGCGCGATCTGGTCGACGTGCCCGCCGTCGGGCGTCGGCCAGGACCGCCACTGCACGCCGTACACCGGGCCGAGCTCGCCCTCCGGGGACGCCCACTCGTTCCAGATCGTGACGCCGTTCTCCCGCAGCCAGCCGACGTTGCTGTCCCCGCGCAGGAACCACAGCAGCTCGACGGCGATCGACTTGAAGTGGACCTTCTTCGTCGTCACCAGGGGGAAGGTCTCCGACAGGTCGTACCGGAGCCGCTCGCCGAAGAGGCTGACGGTGCCGGTGCCCGTCCGGTCGTCCTTCGGCGTCCCCTGCTCCAGGATGCGCCGGAGGAGGTCCTCGTACTGGGTGTCGATCGGAGCTGCCACGGACCCGAGGGTACGGCGGACCGGGGACCGTTCCGGAAGCCCCGCGACGGCCGGTGCCAGAGGTGCGGCCGAGGCGCTCAGCCCTCGGTGACGAACGGGCTGGCGGCGACCTCGGTGCCGTCGGCCAGCGTGCTGATCCGGAAGTCGCCGAACACGTTGGGCGCGATCCGGTGCAGCTCGCGCAGGCAGGCGACCGCGAGCTCGCGGAGCTCGACGTCGGCGTGCTCGCTGGCCCGCATGGCGACGAAGTGGCGCCACGCGCGGTAGTTCCCGGTGACCACGATCCGCGTCTCGGTCGCGTTGGGCAGCACCGAGCGCGCGGCCTGGAGCGCCTGCCTGCGACGCAGGGTCGTGTGGGGGACGTCGGCGAGGCGCTCCGCCAGGCCCTGCAGCAGGTCGTCGTAGGCGGCGCGGGCGGCGTCGGTCGCCGAGACGAACCGGGCGTGCAGCTCCGGGTCCTCGGCGATGACGGCCGGCTCGACGACGGCGGCGTCGCGCTCCGGCACGTGGCGCTGGGACAGCTGGCTGTAGGAGAAGTGCCGGTGGCGGACCAGCTCGTGGGTGAGCGACCGGGAGACGCCGGACAGGTACATGCTCACCGTGCCGTGCTCGAGCACCGCCAGGTGCCCGACCTCGAGGATGTGCCGCAGGTAGCCGGCGTTGGTCGCCGTCGCCGGGTTGGGCTTTCCCCACGACTCGTAGCAGGCCCGGCCGGCGAACTCGGCGAGCGCCTGGCCACCGTCGGCGTCGGTCTCCCACGGCACGTCCGCCGGCGGGGTGAACTGCGTCTGCGCGATGACCTGGACTCGGAGCGGCACGACCGGGGGCACGCCTGGGAGCGTACGGCGGCCTCCGGGCGTCTCCCCGCCGCCGGACCGGCCGCCCGGCAGACTGGGCCGCGTGGACTGGCTGCGCGTGCTGCTCGCCGTCGCCGGTGGTCTCCTGCTGCTCTGGCTGCTGGCGCTGGCCCTGCTGTGGCGCGACCGCCCGGACGGGCTGACCGTGCGTGACTCGCTGCGCCTGCTGCCCGACCTCCTGCGGCTGGTGCGCCGCCTCGCGGCCGACCGGTCGCTCCCCCGCGCGGTGCGCGTGCGCCTGTGGCTGCTGCTCGCCTACCTGCTGTCGCCGGTGGACCTGGTGCCCGACGTCGTCCCGGTGCTCGGCTACGCCGACGACGTGGTCGTGACGGCGTGGGCGCTGCGCTCGGTGGTCCGCCGGGCCGGCGACGACGCGCTGGTGCGGCACTGGCCCGGGGAGGCGGCGGGGCTCGCCGTCGTCCGCCGGCTGGCCGGCCTCACCCCTCCGCCCTCACCGCCCGGGTGAGGTGCGGCGCGAGGTCGCCCCGGTCGGCGACGACGACGTCGCCGAGGCCCATCCAGTCCGCCATGAGGCGCAGCTCGGCGGCGAGCGCCTCCGCCACGATCCCGGGGTCGGCGTGCTCCTCGGCGTGCGCGGCCTGGACGCGCAGCACCCCGGTTCGCCGGTCCGCCTTCAGGTCCACCCGCGCCACCAGCCGGTCACCGAGCAGGAACGGCAGCACGTAGTAGCCGTGCACCCGCTTCGCCGCGGGCGTGTAGATCTCCAGCCGGTAGCGGAACCGGAAGATCCGCTCCACCCTCGGGCGCTCCCACACCAAGGAGTCGAACGGGCTCAGCAGGGCACGCGCCCGGATCCACCGGGGACGCCGGGCCGCCGGGTGCAGCCACGCGGGGCGCCCCCAGCCGGCCACCTCGACCGGCAGCAGCTCCCCGGCGTCGGCCAGCTCGATGATCGCGGCCCGGGCGTCGGCGGGGGTCAGCCGGAAGTAGTCGCGCAGATCGGTCTCGGTCGCCACCCCCAGCGCCCGGGCAGCGGTGCGGACCAGCTCGCGGACCGCGTCGGCGCGCGCCGGGGTGGGGGCGTGCAACACCTCGGCGGGCAGTACGCGCTCGGGCAGGTCGTAGACGCGTTCGAAGCCGGCGGTCCGCGCGGTGGCGGTGAGCGCGCCGGTGAAGAAGAGGTACTCCAGCGCGGCCTTGCCGGCGTGCCAGTTCCACATGCTGCCCGGGCGGTTCGGCCGCTCCCCCTGCAGGTGGCTTGCCTTGAGCGGGCCGTCGGTGCGGACCCGCTCCAGCAGCGAGGCCACGTACTCCGGCCGCTCGCGCTGGACCCGGATCATCGACCCCCACGCCTCCTGCTCGGCGGCGGCCATGCGCCAGCGCAGGAAGGGGTGCAGGTGGACCGGCAGGAAGGAGGCCTCGTGCGCCCAGTACTCGAACAGGTCGTGGCGCCGGTTGGACAGCGCGTCCAGAGC is a genomic window of Blastococcus sp. HT6-30 containing:
- the thyX gene encoding FAD-dependent thymidylate synthase; translation: MPPVVPLRVQVIAQTQFTPPADVPWETDADGGQALAEFAGRACYESWGKPNPATATNAGYLRHILEVGHLAVLEHGTVSMYLSGVSRSLTHELVRHRHFSYSQLSQRHVPERDAAVVEPAVIAEDPELHARFVSATDAARAAYDDLLQGLAERLADVPHTTLRRRQALQAARSVLPNATETRIVVTGNYRAWRHFVAMRASEHADVELRELAVACLRELHRIAPNVFGDFRISTLADGTEVAASPFVTEG
- a CDS encoding DUF1232 domain-containing protein; translation: MDWLRVLLAVAGGLLLLWLLALALLWRDRPDGLTVRDSLRLLPDLLRLVRRLAADRSLPRAVRVRLWLLLAYLLSPVDLVPDVVPVLGYADDVVVTAWALRSVVRRAGDDALVRHWPGEAAGLAVVRRLAGLTPPPSPPG
- a CDS encoding crosslink repair DNA glycosylase YcaQ family protein; this translates as MSPVERLPAALARRIALAAQGFAVPRPAAPAGIRQLRRLTDRLGVVQIDSVNVLSRSHYLPAFSRLGPYPRAALDALSNRRHDLFEYWAHEASFLPVHLHPFLRWRMAAAEQEAWGSMIRVQRERPEYVASLLERVRTDGPLKASHLQGERPNRPGSMWNWHAGKAALEYLFFTGALTATARTAGFERVYDLPERVLPAEVLHAPTPARADAVRELVRTAARALGVATETDLRDYFRLTPADARAAIIELADAGELLPVEVAGWGRPAWLHPAARRPRWIRARALLSPFDSLVWERPRVERIFRFRYRLEIYTPAAKRVHGYYVLPFLLGDRLVARVDLKADRRTGVLRVQAAHAEEHADPGIVAEALAAELRLMADWMGLGDVVVADRGDLAPHLTRAVRAEG